The Gadus macrocephalus chromosome 13, ASM3116895v1 genome includes a window with the following:
- the arl8bb gene encoding ADP-ribosylation factor-like 8Bb, which translates to MLALMNRLLDWFRSLFWKEEMELTLVGLQYSGKTTFVNVIASGQFSEDMIPTVGFNMRKVTKGNVTIKIWDIGGQPRFRSMWERYCRGVNAIVYMVDAADREKVEASRNELHNLLDKPQLQGIPVLVLGNKRDLPNALDEKQLIEKMNLSAIQDREICCYSVSCKEKDNIDITLQWLIQHSKSRRS; encoded by the exons ATGTTGGCTCTCATGAACAGGCTTTTGGACTGGTTCCGCTCTCTGTTCTGgaaagaggagatggagctgacaTTAGTGGGACTTCAGTACTCGGGGAAGACGACGTTCGTCAACGTTATAGCG TCGGGCCAGTTCAGTGAAGACATGATTCCCACTGTGGGCTTTAACATGCGGAAAGTAACAAAAGGCAACGTGACAATAAAG ATATGGGACATTGGTGGGCAACCTCGCTTCAGAAGCATGTGGGAGCGCTACTGTCGGGGGGTCAATGCCATTGT TTACATGGTGGATGCTGCAGACCGAGAAAAGGTGGAAGCTTCCAGGAACGAACTGCACAACCTTTTAGACAAACCCCAGCTACAAGGAATACCC GTTTTAGTACTTGGCAACAAAAGAGATCTCCCCAACGCACTGGATGAGAAGCAACTTATTGAGAAAAT GAACCTTTCTGCTATTCAGGACAGGGAGATCTGCTGCTACTCCGTCTCCTGCAAAGAGAAAGACAACATAG ACATCACCCTGCAGTGGCTCATCCAGCACTCCAAGTCGCGGAGGAGCTGA